One Borrelia parkeri genomic region harbors:
- a CDS encoding chromosome replication/partitioning protein produces the protein MSKKLDLQVQRRNLSNDINVLVEGNNTNAILNSVNTSTIVDEQNSSLEYFRELKRKLMINLKDEIHAKIITMKILKEINDKELYLQDGYKTFSDFISEFNLARTQVYGYIRMAAAISEGVLSEEYIIQNGIQNSLLLIRNTNSDTIKKSRQNPIKPLRFQLKNQDSYDFYKQNAKFTSFLMDELFKDKKDLLEEFMKKFNSLRG, from the coding sequence ATGAGTAAAAAGTTAGATTTGCAAGTTCAAAGACGCAATTTATCTAATGATATTAATGTGTTGGTTGAGGGGAATAATACAAATGCAATACTGAATTCAGTTAATACTAGTACTATTGTAGATGAACAGAATTCATCACTAGAATATTTCAGGGAATTAAAGCGTAAGTTAATGATTAATTTAAAAGACGAAATACATGCGAAAATAATTACCATGAAGATTTTAAAAGAAATTAATGATAAAGAACTTTATTTGCAAGACGGATATAAAACTTTTTCAGATTTTATATCAGAATTTAACTTGGCTAGAACTCAGGTATATGGATACATAAGGATGGCTGCGGCTATAAGCGAGGGGGTGCTTAGTGAAGAATACATAATTCAGAATGGGATTCAAAATTCGCTTCTTCTTATAAGAAATACAAATAGTGATACTATTAAAAAGTCAAGACAAAATCCAATAAAGCCATTAAGATTTCAGCTTAAGAATCAAGATAGTTACGATTTTTATAAGCAAAATGCTAAGTTTACAAGTTTCTTAATGGATGAACTTTTTAAAGACAAAAAAGATTTACTTGAAGAGTTTATGAAAAAATTTAATAGTTTAAGAGGCTAA
- a CDS encoding DUF276 domain-containing protein (DUF276 is restricted to Borreliella and related spirochetes.) — protein sequence MSILFDPDFGTLKQDIQQIINTKREYLRDTYGIIINNDPTSIYNIIANSLAIKEYELIGEVNKLFSLLKPDSPYWKEIQKHISIKSTTYDAIKSALLNLNGIRNVNIKSTAGKASIYLILDDSMMNKEKSQITDSNLKALIWETLYLTCPVGTVFEGDILIDGINSQNQKIDYKVSIGKRKYAYLKSKYKVNLENHIYLNIDFKIREIYTRIKNNNYTDMGISFEYQDFFAPVNEIKGVHCIDVSVAIKDNLDVKITDINTSEFKQNENIKIEANEILDLNFNADRLLIDISS from the coding sequence ATGAGTATTCTCTTTGATCCTGACTTTGGAACTTTAAAACAGGATATCCAACAAATAATTAATACCAAACGTGAATATTTAAGAGACACGTATGGAATTATAATTAATAATGACCCTACATCCATTTACAATATAATTGCAAACTCACTTGCAATAAAAGAATATGAACTAATAGGTGAGGTTAACAAATTATTTTCTCTTCTTAAACCAGATTCTCCTTATTGGAAGGAGATACAAAAACATATAAGCATTAAAAGTACTACCTATGATGCTATAAAAAGTGCATTACTAAATCTTAATGGAATTAGAAATGTCAATATTAAAAGCACAGCTGGTAAGGCTAGTATTTACCTAATATTAGATGACTCGATGATGAATAAAGAGAAGAGTCAAATTACAGACTCCAATCTTAAAGCATTAATTTGGGAGACACTTTATCTTACATGTCCTGTTGGTACTGTTTTTGAAGGCGATATTCTCATAGATGGAATTAATAGCCAAAATCAAAAAATTGATTACAAAGTATCAATTGGAAAACGCAAATACGCATATCTTAAGAGTAAATACAAAGTCAATCTTGAGAATCATATATACTTGAACATTGACTTTAAAATTAGAGAAATTTATACTCGAATTAAAAATAATAACTACACAGATATGGGAATAAGTTTTGAATATCAAGATTTCTTCGCTCCTGTTAATGAAATTAAAGGTGTTCATTGCATTGATGTTTCTGTTGCCATAAAAGATAACCTGGACGTAAAAATTACTGATATTAATACAAGCGAATTCAAGCAAAATGAGAATATTAAAATTGAAGCAAATGAAATTCTCGATCTAAATTTTAATGCTGATAGGTTGCTAATTGATATCTCTTCATAA
- a CDS encoding BlyB family putative holin accessory protein has translation MKLSTAKLSVDILNNFTEIIKSNHHGKNTATYINIFTKVVNYFYVLYEASIYQIEGREAIKLLREIEEILRINIEIIENADDHDELTKYTSQLRAKRNKIMSTYIKMLKEA, from the coding sequence ATGAAATTAAGCACTGCTAAATTAAGTGTTGATATTTTAAATAACTTTACCGAAATTATTAAAAGTAATCACCACGGTAAAAATACTGCCACTTATATCAATATTTTTACTAAAGTGGTTAATTACTTTTACGTTCTATATGAAGCTAGCATATATCAAATAGAAGGGAGGGAAGCTATTAAACTACTACGTGAAATTGAGGAGATACTAAGGATTAACATTGAAATCATAGAAAATGCTGATGATCACGATGAGCTTACAAAATACACATCACAACTTAGAGCTAAACGTAACAAGATAATGAGCACTTACATCAAAATGCTAAAGGAGGCATAA
- a CDS encoding DUF777 family protein, producing MNLNYEIYRMNSQMKGSALTQEEIKLWTYRNIFISKLGIIKSFNSSTQEGVVLLSGETDLEIKTRNISNMHFTLKEGESVILLQSSINLFNEDDDNYFDKNYFYILRPINMQNATIKVNDFTIDIQNPIDIKANNTSLRAVLEEIVSCLYNLRVTGQSVVEPSFYSNLTKITSKINMLLK from the coding sequence ATGAACTTGAATTATGAAATATACAGAATGAACAGCCAAATGAAAGGTTCAGCACTAACACAAGAAGAGATAAAACTATGGACTTACAGAAATATTTTTATCTCTAAGCTAGGAATAATTAAATCTTTTAACTCCTCTACACAAGAAGGTGTCGTTTTACTCTCTGGAGAGACAGATTTAGAGATTAAAACACGCAATATATCAAATATGCACTTTACTCTTAAAGAAGGTGAGAGTGTTATCCTTCTTCAAAGTAGTATTAACCTTTTTAATGAGGATGATGATAATTATTTTGATAAAAACTATTTCTATATTCTAAGGCCTATTAATATGCAAAATGCTACTATCAAAGTTAATGACTTTACAATTGACATACAAAATCCCATAGACATTAAAGCTAATAATACAAGTCTAAGAGCAGTGCTGGAAGAGATTGTATCTTGTCTATACAATTTAAGGGTTACTGGACAATCAGTAGTTGAACCTAGTTTTTATAGTAATCTTACAAAGATTACAAGTAAAATAAATATGTTACTTAAATAG
- a CDS encoding plasmid maintenance protein gives MKSTNKTTNKHQHKLIVLISTLDYVNLNLKKYTQSNILYYFNGNLRRNGHKETTLKTLQKYLYKLEKVLGVTINYHKHLGVNMGTEIHYKLKYSKKECHCIINKHFRDKKEEKYQKRVNIYLKKRCNKKENVEKAACLYNKYNKKEENKNNTKTIEKLQVEKYAKKCNFKSNAFLSILNLEADKDFKIQSFKAIKIAENSGYRRINDIKPNNSKLKNKQKELSKILDEIKANLENEGYDNKQLEIQIQNVYEQYKNKPHFIIERDKYSDLKKIIEKLKKTVECANKNVKESERDIRNNVFSILLEQLKHKVDISVLVPILKNYLSKQNKLEYDKVFSNHYYYELLELMEDNKDYLQLGESKKVTS, from the coding sequence ATGAAAAGCACAAACAAGACTACCAACAAACACCAACACAAATTAATAGTTTTAATATCTACATTAGATTACGTGAACTTGAATCTTAAAAAATATACTCAAAGCAACATACTTTATTACTTTAATGGAAATCTAAGACGCAATGGACATAAAGAAACTACTCTTAAAACACTTCAAAAATATCTTTATAAATTAGAAAAAGTATTAGGTGTCACAATTAATTATCACAAACATTTGGGAGTTAACATGGGAACTGAAATTCATTACAAACTTAAATACTCTAAAAAAGAATGTCATTGCATAATCAATAAACACTTTAGAGATAAAAAAGAAGAAAAATATCAAAAGCGTGTAAATATTTATCTTAAAAAAAGATGTAATAAAAAGGAGAATGTAGAAAAGGCGGCGTGTTTATATAATAAATATAATAAAAAAGAAGAAAATAAAAACAACACAAAAACTATAGAAAAATTACAAGTAGAGAAGTACGCTAAGAAATGTAATTTTAAATCAAATGCTTTCCTCTCTATTTTGAATTTAGAAGCGGACAAAGATTTTAAAATTCAATCATTTAAAGCCATTAAAATAGCTGAAAATAGTGGGTATAGAAGAATAAATGATATTAAACCAAATAACAGTAAGCTTAAGAATAAACAAAAAGAATTAAGTAAGATACTAGATGAGATAAAAGCTAATCTAGAGAATGAAGGATATGACAATAAACAATTAGAGATCCAAATACAAAACGTGTATGAACAATATAAAAACAAACCCCACTTTATCATAGAAAGAGATAAATACAGTGATTTAAAGAAGATAATAGAAAAACTTAAAAAAACAGTTGAATGTGCTAATAAAAACGTGAAAGAAAGTGAAAGAGACATTAGGAATAACGTATTTAGCATACTTCTTGAACAATTAAAACATAAAGTGGACATATCGGTTTTGGTACCAATATTAAAGAATTATTTAAGCAAACAGAACAAATTAGAATATGACAAGGTATTTAGTAACCATTACTACTATGAACTTTTAGAGTTAATGGAAGATAATAAAGATTATTTACAATTAGGAGAATCTAAAAAAGTTACTAGTTAA
- a CDS encoding ParA family protein: MDRKNLKIITITNIKGGVGKSTSSIIFATLLAQKYKVLLIDMDTQASVTSYYFNAIIGQNISIPNINIHEVLIEKIDINNSIVNINSNLDIIPSYMSLYSLNEKYECVNCNRTFALGDLKLKKQISYLKGIYDYIVIDTNPCLGFTLRLALISTDYIIVPMTAERWTIESFDLLSAYINKYNLKLPIFLIVTRFKHNLTHKELLKQLEIMPNFLGIVSEREDLNRRIAESSNFDLGKDYICEYQNAMNVFLSKVEF; encoded by the coding sequence ATGGATAGAAAAAACCTTAAAATAATTACTATTACAAACATTAAAGGTGGTGTTGGAAAAAGTACAAGTTCAATTATATTTGCAACACTATTGGCTCAAAAATATAAAGTACTTTTAATCGATATGGATACCCAGGCTTCAGTTACTAGTTATTATTTTAATGCAATAATAGGGCAAAATATATCAATTCCCAATATTAATATACACGAAGTTTTAATAGAAAAAATTGATATTAATAATTCAATAGTTAATATCAATTCTAATTTAGACATAATACCTAGTTATATGAGCTTATATTCTCTTAATGAGAAGTATGAATGTGTTAATTGTAATAGGACTTTTGCATTGGGTGATTTAAAATTGAAAAAACAAATATCTTATTTAAAAGGTATTTATGACTATATAGTTATTGATACCAATCCTTGTTTAGGTTTTACTTTAAGATTAGCTTTAATATCCACTGATTATATAATAGTGCCAATGACAGCCGAGAGATGGACAATTGAAAGTTTTGATTTATTATCTGCTTACATAAATAAGTATAATTTAAAATTACCTATTTTTTTGATTGTAACTAGATTTAAACACAATCTTACACATAAAGAATTATTAAAGCAATTAGAAATAATGCCTAATTTCTTAGGCATTGTATCAGAAAGAGAAGATTTAAACAGAAGAATAGCTGAGAGTAGTAATTTTGATTTAGGAAAAGACTATATATGTGAATATCAAAATGCTATGAATGTTTTCTTATCAAAAGTTGAATTTTAA
- a CDS encoding DUF792 family protein produces MISQFTTDFTYKYKDTAPLKATLDPLNLTPSQITNILKETFNEISTVFMAYNFLSLCPRMDFKGLGYVPQGFFILPKSELISTTYTTTCSKHPVIDYYTRKAEYVSYNPTFTGEVITLNNAVLTSAYKELLNFSTNTAFGKLIFPHTSNLAKQQLVNRVEESVPFSLYSPTLGFRSIVAITSLTLKDTVYLDEVEISLTLEVLKTFNVYKG; encoded by the coding sequence ATGATATCACAATTTACAACTGATTTTACTTATAAATACAAAGACACAGCACCCCTAAAGGCAACCCTAGACCCTTTAAATCTTACACCATCACAAATAACAAATATCCTTAAAGAAACATTCAATGAAATCTCTACCGTGTTTATGGCATATAATTTCTTAAGTTTATGTCCAAGGATGGACTTTAAAGGACTTGGATATGTCCCTCAAGGGTTCTTCATTTTACCTAAAAGTGAACTAATTAGCACAACTTACACCACAACATGTTCAAAACATCCTGTAATTGACTATTACACACGTAAAGCTGAATATGTAAGCTACAATCCAACTTTTACTGGCGAAGTTATCACACTAAATAATGCTGTATTAACTAGTGCTTATAAGGAACTGCTTAATTTTTCAACTAATACGGCTTTTGGAAAGTTAATTTTTCCTCATACTAGTAATTTAGCAAAACAACAACTGGTTAACAGAGTTGAAGAGAGTGTACCATTTAGCCTCTACAGCCCAACTCTAGGGTTTAGAAGCATAGTTGCAATTACATCTCTTACCCTTAAAGACACAGTATACCTTGATGAGGTTGAAATTAGTCTCACATTAGAAGTTCTTAAAACATTTAATGTATATAAAGGATAA
- a CDS encoding DUF735 family protein, with product MVNIPTFLKDTQVEKIINTELAFINKIIKEIKDLIANFEDINASEHLNSRFIAFWLSDILQIIYSTNQTLETLAKNIDSVLFALRHIGTHESFIKLFKAFLNVDIVPTTLEPGVINIKLKSHIKTNVIVFIVGSTPKNSPYKKIIFRTKKNGQIFKKAWTMTLLPKGYEHSIYALIKKLIPIGRVLKIQDHEGQYIKEFKG from the coding sequence ATGGTAAATATACCGACATTTCTTAAAGACACTCAAGTTGAAAAAATTATAAATACTGAATTAGCATTTATAAATAAAATCATCAAAGAAATTAAAGATCTTATTGCTAATTTCGAAGATATTAATGCTAGTGAGCACCTAAATTCAAGATTCATAGCGTTTTGGTTATCTGATATACTACAAATTATTTACTCAACAAACCAAACACTTGAAACACTTGCTAAAAATATTGATAGTGTACTATTTGCTTTGCGTCATATTGGAACCCATGAATCATTTATAAAACTATTTAAGGCTTTTCTTAATGTTGATATTGTTCCTACTACTCTAGAGCCTGGTGTTATTAACATCAAACTTAAAAGTCATATTAAAACTAATGTTATCGTATTTATTGTAGGTAGTACTCCAAAAAACTCCCCATATAAAAAAATTATCTTTAGAACTAAAAAAAATGGGCAAATCTTTAAAAAAGCTTGGACTATGACCTTGCTTCCTAAAGGATATGAGCATTCAATTTATGCACTTATTAAAAAACTGATCCCTATTGGAAGAGTACTCAAGATACAAGACCATGAGGGTCAATATATAAAAGAATTTAAAGGATAA
- a CDS encoding BlyA family holin — MRGDIKLNEVENNVLNFLLQLININEVKLVIIGAFILSLGLIFKPAIKDILTILASKIKKQGKDTDKGEDL; from the coding sequence ATGAGAGGAGACATAAAGTTGAATGAAGTTGAGAATAATGTATTAAATTTTTTACTTCAACTGATTAACATCAATGAAGTGAAGTTAGTTATTATTGGTGCCTTTATCTTAAGTCTTGGACTGATCTTCAAGCCAGCAATCAAAGATATACTAACTATTTTAGCTAGTAAGATAAAAAAACAAGGTAAAGACACAGATAAAGGAGAGGACTTATGA
- a CDS encoding DUF693 family protein, producing the protein MEERLIKYDFKIEFYNISQTSTSEEKPKIIIKTEDGIHIDISISDIYSSNNYVCAKRSKLSLWNLSLDFTRNVNEGDIVKIFYKKFADSRDYDFIMSGYLGVPMSTDYDSGDFSVDLEVHLATKSNYFNSKLDINQFQGMSVENAISIAFPNRHIINMSYADRTKIITESFCANTPLEFIEKITKKYVQSVRTDIAPKDHRQLIKESALRHTHVECNYIFTNATPEAKDTNYIFLEDFGLHFIPQQEIAIGSTRNIRLIYWNAKIMYTHKLKVGDRVKFLDSLGSEVKSSIIETSAALSNTGECSLTLKLYDDSNYLNIKGEAR; encoded by the coding sequence ATGGAAGAAAGGCTTATCAAATACGACTTTAAAATCGAATTTTATAACATAAGTCAAACTAGCACATCAGAAGAAAAACCTAAAATCATAATTAAAACTGAAGACGGTATACACATTGACATATCAATATCTGATATTTACTCAAGCAATAATTATGTGTGTGCAAAGAGAAGCAAGCTAAGTCTTTGGAACTTATCTCTTGATTTTACTCGTAATGTAAATGAAGGAGATATTGTAAAGATATTTTATAAAAAATTCGCAGACTCTAGAGATTATGATTTTATTATGTCAGGGTATTTAGGTGTTCCTATGAGTACTGATTATGATAGTGGTGATTTTAGTGTTGATCTTGAAGTTCATTTGGCAACAAAAAGTAATTACTTCAATAGCAAACTTGACATAAATCAATTTCAAGGCATGAGTGTAGAGAATGCCATCTCTATAGCATTTCCTAATAGACATATAATCAATATGAGTTATGCTGATAGAACAAAAATTATAACTGAAAGTTTTTGTGCAAATACTCCTCTTGAGTTTATTGAAAAGATAACTAAAAAGTATGTTCAAAGTGTTAGGACAGATATTGCACCTAAAGATCACAGACAACTTATTAAAGAATCAGCTCTCAGGCACACTCATGTTGAGTGTAATTATATCTTTACTAACGCCACACCTGAAGCTAAAGATACAAATTATATCTTTCTTGAAGATTTTGGTCTTCACTTTATCCCGCAACAAGAGATTGCTATTGGAAGTACCCGCAATATAAGACTTATATATTGGAATGCCAAGATTATGTATACACACAAACTAAAAGTTGGTGATAGGGTCAAATTTCTAGATTCGCTGGGGAGTGAAGTTAAGAGTAGCATTATAGAGACTAGTGCTGCTTTAAGCAATACTGGTGAGTGCTCACTTACCTTGAAGCTTTATGATGACTCTAATTATTTAAATATCAAAGGAGAAGCTCGATAA
- a CDS encoding BBA14 family lipoprotein: MSKLIKLTLLTVIFSCTSIASLTEEPTPPKTQTIKELSVYEAKLSDYVMYLQVFLTRTKKKVNDPKYPKFTYFDTSTLKSESTIDDLMFNINLFKEYISIIKPIAQMVYKRYSKLQN; encoded by the coding sequence TTGAGTAAACTTATAAAACTAACCCTTTTAACAGTTATCTTTTCATGTACATCTATTGCGTCACTAACAGAGGAGCCAACACCTCCTAAAACCCAAACTATTAAAGAACTAAGTGTATATGAAGCTAAGTTATCTGATTATGTTATGTACTTACAAGTATTCTTAACTAGAACAAAGAAAAAGGTTAATGACCCAAAGTATCCTAAGTTTACTTACTTTGATACATCAACACTGAAATCTGAGAGTACAATTGATGATTTAATGTTTAATATCAATCTGTTTAAAGAATATATTAGTATAATTAAACCCATTGCCCAAATGGTGTACAAAAGATATTCAAAATTACAAAATTAA
- a CDS encoding ERF family protein, whose protein sequence is MTKNIINTKTRMRRAVKKQSKQTARKVTDIRVNNQNSVTNENQAKINFLKSLYSLRMNLSGVDKNLNGYGYKYQDFNEIIREIKNVIKTNNLDIDFVQLPTVKLLGDGTINVITTTFYSPNSGYSESFDTPIYTEELSSVSSKNQNTLPQLVGSAITYFKRYALVAYLSIESEVDTDASSLEHVQEANGERVSSVDVSPVNSLNKDKDINTKRVTKGETKQPPVSHKSVISLDKLPKRIPAKYHYYKKLLQASKRMHSVLDDAPFDSLEMIDKFLIQLKNDDDSSILKFFETKPELKTIKYWTELINNYLKRTESDPEVIEGFSKFLTYREPKYGQSPLKLFGYIASDNNFGYLCE, encoded by the coding sequence ATGACAAAAAATATTATAAATACAAAAACTAGAATGCGCAGAGCAGTTAAAAAACAGAGTAAACAGACAGCAAGAAAAGTAACAGATATAAGAGTAAATAATCAAAATTCAGTAACAAATGAAAATCAAGCAAAGATAAACTTTCTAAAGTCTCTCTACAGTCTACGTATGAATTTAAGTGGTGTTGATAAAAATCTTAATGGGTATGGATATAAGTATCAAGACTTTAATGAGATAATAAGAGAGATTAAGAACGTTATAAAGACCAATAATTTAGATATTGATTTTGTTCAACTTCCAACCGTTAAACTTTTGGGAGATGGTACAATTAATGTTATTACAACAACATTTTATAGCCCAAACAGTGGCTATTCTGAGTCATTTGATACTCCAATTTATACAGAAGAACTGTCATCTGTATCATCAAAGAATCAAAACACTTTGCCTCAACTTGTGGGCTCAGCAATAACTTATTTTAAACGGTATGCACTTGTTGCTTATCTTTCAATTGAGAGTGAAGTTGACACTGATGCTAGTTCCTTAGAGCATGTTCAAGAAGCTAATGGAGAAAGAGTTAGTAGTGTGGATGTTTCACCTGTAAATTCTTTAAATAAAGATAAAGATATTAATACTAAAAGAGTAACTAAAGGTGAAACAAAACAGCCACCTGTAAGTCATAAATCTGTAATTAGTCTTGATAAACTTCCTAAACGTATACCCGCTAAGTATCATTATTACAAGAAATTGCTTCAAGCATCTAAAAGGATGCATTCGGTATTAGATGATGCACCTTTTGATAGTTTAGAAATGATAGATAAGTTTTTAATACAATTAAAGAATGATGATGATTCGAGTATACTCAAGTTTTTTGAAACCAAACCAGAGCTTAAAACTATAAAGTATTGGACTGAGCTTATAAATAATTATTTAAAGAGAACAGAGTCTGATCCAGAAGTAATTGAAGGTTTTTCTAAATTTTTAACATATAGAGAGCCAAAATATGGCCAGAGTCCACTCAAATTATTTGGATATATAGCTAGTGATAATAATTTTGGGTATCTATGTGAGTAA
- a CDS encoding DUF685 domain-containing protein, which translates to MSSLKYGRYVFDLGSTATSNNEEIIIQTDSSYDDSPIYLIVKVTARSNSTSQSDKEVSIKYSYSSKRTIFKLSSVHGGTGFDANILEGWYMQKNVSGVPLLVKL; encoded by the coding sequence ATGTCTAGTTTAAAATATGGACGTTATGTCTTTGACCTTGGGTCCACAGCTACATCTAACAATGAAGAAATTATTATACAAACAGACAGTTCATATGATGATAGTCCCATATATTTAATTGTCAAAGTTACTGCAAGATCTAATTCAACTTCACAATCTGATAAAGAAGTAAGCATAAAATATAGCTATTCTTCAAAACGAACTATCTTTAAGCTTTCAAGTGTACATGGCGGTACAGGTTTTGATGCCAATATTCTAGAAGGTTGGTATATGCAAAAGAATGTGAGTGGCGTTCCTTTACTCGTGAAGCTATAA
- a CDS encoding DUF685 domain-containing protein yields MSSQEPEGIVKHDDTIEIKNLNKLTKLKPTDLLVLDDGFSSCHAITLDNFHKDLHTKIFLDDGDRKNDFKQVIKTLIANELLSDTNFINQVYSQVLTKFLKDDSSSISQTYNKVIEKLKNNESSVMDTIISKVTSKFESNLPEDNLSKSHYFIGLYYSSLKKFQYKNI; encoded by the coding sequence ATGTCAAGTCAAGAACCTGAAGGTATTGTAAAACACGATGATACAATTGAGATTAAAAATCTTAATAAATTAACCAAGCTTAAACCCACTGACCTTTTGGTCCTAGATGATGGGTTTTCTAGTTGTCATGCTATTACTCTTGATAACTTCCATAAGGACTTACATACAAAAATATTCCTAGATGATGGTGATCGAAAGAATGATTTCAAACAAGTTATCAAAACACTAATTGCTAATGAATTGCTAAGCGACACCAATTTTATAAACCAAGTTTATAGTCAAGTACTTACCAAATTTTTAAAAGATGACTCTAGTAGTATTTCACAGACATATAATAAAGTTATAGAAAAACTTAAAAATAATGAATCTAGTGTTATGGACACTATTATAAGTAAAGTTACAAGTAAGTTTGAATCTAACTTGCCTGAAGATAATTTAAGCAAAAGTCATTACTTTATAGGACTTTATTACTCTAGTTTAAAAAAATTCCAGTACAAGAATATCTAA
- a CDS encoding DUF226 domain-containing protein, producing the protein MESVLERLKDKKLEIKDKLKSRDLFTKIEKVDNKTMYHTKIMNDFYSFGVDERQKDKFFISFRGLFNQAKITPFNLFSIKGDDKFLGIYYGYRKPIQNIVKKYEENGIVKTTSFSKVYYIEFRFKKGSVFCYLKGISRLIRKDKLDTKYYQSLIENISKLEKEVCEFYGKKLPEGGIITKWIEKTLK; encoded by the coding sequence ATGGAGAGTGTGTTAGAACGCCTTAAAGATAAAAAATTAGAAATTAAGGATAAATTGAAAAGCAGAGATCTTTTTACAAAAATAGAGAAAGTTGATAACAAAACAATGTATCACACCAAGATAATGAATGATTTCTATTCATTTGGAGTTGATGAAAGACAAAAGGATAAATTCTTTATTTCATTTAGAGGACTATTTAATCAAGCAAAAATAACACCTTTTAATTTATTTTCTATAAAAGGAGATGATAAATTTTTAGGTATTTATTACGGTTATAGGAAACCAATACAGAATATTGTAAAAAAGTATGAGGAAAATGGAATCGTTAAAACAACCTCATTTTCAAAGGTTTATTACATAGAATTTAGATTTAAAAAAGGAAGTGTATTTTGTTATCTTAAAGGGATATCTCGTTTAATTAGGAAAGATAAATTAGATACAAAATATTATCAATCTTTAATTGAAAATATTTCAAAACTAGAAAAAGAAGTATGTGAATTTTATGGTAAAAAATTACCAGAAGGAGGGATAATTACCAAATGGATAGAAAAAACCTTAAAATAA